The Oncorhynchus nerka isolate Pitt River linkage group LG15, Oner_Uvic_2.0, whole genome shotgun sequence genome contains the following window.
ACAACCCCTCCCCTATTGAGCAAGAGAGTCTCTAGGAAACAGTGCTTATGCCTGGAACCTTCGCCGCTCCTGCTATATAGGTTACGTTTTGCCTTCACCTTTCCTCACAAATTAAACTTTTCTTCGGTTCGCTCTTTTTCGTTTGCCCGAGAAgctttgtgtgtttttttaaacACTAAGCTAAATAAGTATCTATATTCGCTTGTCATGGATCAACCACCATCGTATCAGCCAGAGTTTGTCCCAATGAACGGAAATAAGTACATGCGTCTTGAAGACCCTCACGGAGCGCCCAAGTTCCAACATACCGTCATCTTGGGACAGCCCCAGCCCGTTGTGCCTCAGCCCAGAGATCACATTATCTGGTCACTTTGCAGCCTCGTGTACGGCAACCCATTATGTCTCGGAATGTTAGCGGTGTATTTCTCCATAAAGGTGAGTTGGAATTAAGTGACTTAATATAACATTGTCTGTTGTAGGGCGTGTATTGTCTGGATTTTGAAGTTGGGCATGTTATTATATGGGCGACCAACTTtgaactatggaaagaggagcACAGTATAACAATGTTCTAAATTCATGTTTTGTTTTCTTGTTATCACAGTTATAAAAAAATTGTAGCCTATACCTCATCTACAGGCTCTATAAACCTGACCTCTGAAAGTTTATTAAGGAGTATTAAACCACAGAGGATAATACATTACTGAGATCCTCCCATTAGTGTGACATGTCATGTCGTGTGCATGTTGTTAACTAATATGCATAGCTACAAAAACACAATCAGCAACATGTGAATGATTCCATGATATAAATGATTCTACATTTTGTTTTCCAGTCCAGGGACAGGAAGATGgttggagacttggagggagcAAGAAAACATGGGAAGACTGCACACTGTTTTAATGTTGTGACCCTGACCCTGGTCATCCTCGGGCTGCTCTTCCTCTTCATCATCTATGGTTTCTTCATCTACAGAATCTCACACTTGTAGTGTAGTTCCAGTCTTTGCTTTTGTCAAAAGTGTCTTTCCAGATGTTTACACACCTCTCTAGGATTGTGTCCTGATACatttctcttacacacacacacacacacacaccacaggattTCCTTCAGCACTGTGTACCAGATGTTATTTGCACTTCTTTAGTTTAGTGTTTTAGAGATGCAAGATGATTCTGTTGAAGTTACATTCAAATGTAATTTTCATCAATAAATATACGTTTTGTAAATGCATTCCATTTGAGTCTTTATAGCTAATAATGGTTCATGTTTCTGTTTCACTCATCCCATATAGACTC
Protein-coding sequences here:
- the LOC115143578 gene encoding dispanin subfamily A member 2b-like; this translates as MDQPPSYQPEFVPMNGNKYMRLEDPHGAPKFQHTVILGQPQPVVPQPRDHIIWSLCSLVYGNPLCLGMLAVYFSIKSRDRKMVGDLEGARKHGKTAHCFNVVTLTLVILGLLFLFIIYGFFIYRISHL